The proteins below are encoded in one region of Triticum aestivum cultivar Chinese Spring chromosome 1B, IWGSC CS RefSeq v2.1, whole genome shotgun sequence:
- the LOC123106446 gene encoding serine/arginine-rich splicing factor RS2Z33 isoform X1: protein MEGFSVFNTIRKVCGGRVPLVELVAIVPKFVEDFGEGCPWCLVIREVELKRDYAFIEYSDPRDADDARYNLDGRDVDGSRIIVEFAKGVPRGSGGSREREYVGRGPPPGTGRCFNCGIDGHWARDCKAGDWKNKCYRCGERGHIERNCQNSPRSLRRERSYSRSPSPRRGRARSRSYSRSRSYSRSRSRSYSESPRGRRTERDERRSRSISYSRSPRRSLSPEAKEMDRSPTPDRSRSPRRSISPVAKDNGDSPRGRDKSRSPSDGYRSPVANGRSPSPANNGNPSPTRDNKGSPSPRVNNGSPSPKGNGDGGSPSPRGNGDDDGRRGSGSPRGRSVSP from the exons ATGGAAG GTTTTTCCGTTTTTAACACAATCCGGAAGGTATGTGGTGGAAGGGTGCCCTTGGTGGAATTGGTGGCCATTGTTCCAAAGTTTGTGGAGGACTTTGGCGAAGGGTGCCCTTGGTGCTTGGT AATACGGGAAGTGGAATTGAAGCGCGACTATGCATTCATT GAATACAGTGATCCTCGTGATGCTGATGATGCCCGATACAATCTAGATGGCAGGGATGTTGATGGGAGCCGCATTATTGTTGAGTTTGCTAAAGGG GTTCCACGTGGTTCTGGTGGTTCACGAGAACGTGAATATGTGGGAAGAGGCCCTCCTCCAGGAACAGGCCGTTGTTTCAACTGTGGTATTGATGGTCACTGGGCCAGGGACTGCAAGGCTGGTGACTGGAAGAACAAATGCTACCGCTGTGGAGAAAGGGGCCATATAGAAAGAAATTGCCAGAATAGTCCGAGGAGTCTCAG GCGTGAGAGAAGCTATTCACGGTCCCCATCTCCACGTCGTGGACGGGCCCGCAGTCGGAGCTACAGCAGAAGCCGTAGTTACAG CCGATCTAGGTCCAGATCTTATTCTGAATCTCCCAGAGGGCGCCGCACAGAGCGTGATGAGAGGAGATCAAGGAGCATCAGCTACAGCAGGAGCCCCAGGCGATCACTCTCCCCAGAAGCTAaggaaatggatcgcagccccacACCTGATCGCAGTCGGAGCCCCAGGCGATCCATCTCACCTGTAGCAAAGGATAATGGTGATAGCCCTCGGGGCAGGGATAAGAGCAGGAGCCCTTCTGATGGCTACCGCAGCCCTGTGGCCAATGGGCGCAGTCCAAGCCCTGCTAACAATGGCAATCCCAGTCCTACCAGGGACAACAAGGGCAGTCCAAGCCCGAGGGTCAACAATGGTAGCCCTAGTCCCAAGGGCAATGGCGATGGTGGCAGCCCAAGTCCAAGGGGCAATGGTGACGATGATGGCCGTCGCGGCTCAGGCTCACCTAGAGGAAGAAGCGTGTCTCCCTGA
- the LOC123106446 gene encoding serine/arginine-rich splicing factor RS2Z33 isoform X2, translated as MPRYDDRYGNARLYVGRLSSRTRSRDLEYLFSKYGRIREVELKRDYAFIEYSDPRDADDARYNLDGRDVDGSRIIVEFAKGVPRGSGGSREREYVGRGPPPGTGRCFNCGIDGHWARDCKAGDWKNKCYRCGERGHIERNCQNSPRSLRRERSYSRSPSPRRGRARSRSYSRSRSYSRSRSRSYSESPRGRRTERDERRSRSISYSRSPRRSLSPEAKEMDRSPTPDRSRSPRRSISPVAKDNGDSPRGRDKSRSPSDGYRSPVANGRSPSPANNGNPSPTRDNKGSPSPRVNNGSPSPKGNGDGGSPSPRGNGDDDGRRGSGSPRGRSVSP; from the exons ATGCCTCGTTATGATGATCGTTATGGAAACGCACGCCTGTATGTTGGTAGATTGTCTTCCCGTACTCGTTCGCGCGACCTAGAATATCTTTTCAGCAAATATGGAAG AATACGGGAAGTGGAATTGAAGCGCGACTATGCATTCATT GAATACAGTGATCCTCGTGATGCTGATGATGCCCGATACAATCTAGATGGCAGGGATGTTGATGGGAGCCGCATTATTGTTGAGTTTGCTAAAGGG GTTCCACGTGGTTCTGGTGGTTCACGAGAACGTGAATATGTGGGAAGAGGCCCTCCTCCAGGAACAGGCCGTTGTTTCAACTGTGGTATTGATGGTCACTGGGCCAGGGACTGCAAGGCTGGTGACTGGAAGAACAAATGCTACCGCTGTGGAGAAAGGGGCCATATAGAAAGAAATTGCCAGAATAGTCCGAGGAGTCTCAG GCGTGAGAGAAGCTATTCACGGTCCCCATCTCCACGTCGTGGACGGGCCCGCAGTCGGAGCTACAGCAGAAGCCGTAGTTACAG CCGATCTAGGTCCAGATCTTATTCTGAATCTCCCAGAGGGCGCCGCACAGAGCGTGATGAGAGGAGATCAAGGAGCATCAGCTACAGCAGGAGCCCCAGGCGATCACTCTCCCCAGAAGCTAaggaaatggatcgcagccccacACCTGATCGCAGTCGGAGCCCCAGGCGATCCATCTCACCTGTAGCAAAGGATAATGGTGATAGCCCTCGGGGCAGGGATAAGAGCAGGAGCCCTTCTGATGGCTACCGCAGCCCTGTGGCCAATGGGCGCAGTCCAAGCCCTGCTAACAATGGCAATCCCAGTCCTACCAGGGACAACAAGGGCAGTCCAAGCCCGAGGGTCAACAATGGTAGCCCTAGTCCCAAGGGCAATGGCGATGGTGGCAGCCCAAGTCCAAGGGGCAATGGTGACGATGATGGCCGTCGCGGCTCAGGCTCACCTAGAGGAAGAAGCGTGTCTCCCTGA